A single window of Gossypium arboreum isolate Shixiya-1 chromosome 13, ASM2569848v2, whole genome shotgun sequence DNA harbors:
- the LOC108480724 gene encoding 60S ribosomal protein L35-like, giving the protein MARIKVHELRNKSKTELLSQLKDLKAELALLRVAKVTGGAPNKLSKIKVVRLSIAQVLTVISQKQKSALREAYKKKKFLPLDLRPKKTRAIRRRLTKHQASLKTQREKKKEMYFPLRKYAIKV; this is encoded by the exons ATGG CGAGGATAAAGGTTCACGAGTTAAGGAACAAGTCCAAGACGGAGCTGCTAAGCCAATTGAAGGACTTGAAAGCTGAACTTGCTCTCCTCCGCGTCGCTAAGGTCACAGGTGGCGCCCCTAATAAGCTCTCCAAGAT AAAAGTTGTGAGGTTATCGATCGCGCAGGTTTTGACGGTGATTTCGCAGAAGCAAAAATCTGCGCTTAGAGAAGCTTATAAGAAGAAAAAGTTCCTCCCTTTGGATCTCCGTCCCAAGAAGACTCGTGCCATTCGCCGCCGCCTTACTAAACATCAG GCATCTTTGAAGACACAGCGTGAAAAGAAGAAGGAGATGTACTTCCCACTAAGGAAATATGCCATTAAAGTGTAA